Proteins from one Burkholderia oklahomensis C6786 genomic window:
- the rsgA gene encoding ribosome small subunit-dependent GTPase A, with the protein MKRAPTNQPAKAAARGGERVEGRVIAAHGRHYIVAPADGGPMLQCFPRGKKSDVAVGDRVVYERTSADQGVIVEIGERRNLLYRSDQFKSKLFAANLDQLLIVLATEPYFSEDLLGRALIAAEANELKPIVLLNKIDVEAALPVARERLAPYRALGYDVLELSIKGAPDDARAQLAPRLAGHSTILLGQSGMGKSTLVNLLVPDAEAATREISAALNSGRHTTTFTRLYPLDGGGALIDSPGFQEFGLYHLTEGRLERAFPEFRPLLPHCRFYNCHHLHEPGCAILEAVADGKIAPSRHTLYAQLVHEASQIVR; encoded by the coding sequence ATGAAGCGCGCGCCGACGAATCAGCCGGCCAAGGCGGCCGCGCGCGGCGGCGAGCGCGTCGAAGGACGCGTGATCGCCGCGCACGGCCGCCACTACATCGTCGCGCCCGCCGACGGCGGCCCGATGCTGCAGTGCTTTCCGCGCGGCAAGAAGAGCGACGTCGCGGTCGGCGACCGCGTCGTCTACGAACGGACGTCGGCCGACCAGGGCGTGATCGTCGAGATCGGCGAGCGGCGCAACCTGCTTTACCGCTCCGACCAGTTCAAGTCGAAGCTCTTCGCCGCGAATCTCGATCAGTTGCTGATCGTGCTCGCGACCGAGCCGTACTTCAGCGAAGACCTGCTCGGCCGCGCGCTGATCGCCGCCGAGGCGAACGAGCTGAAGCCGATCGTCCTGCTGAACAAGATCGACGTCGAAGCCGCGCTGCCGGTTGCGCGCGAGCGCTTGGCGCCGTACCGCGCGCTCGGCTACGACGTGCTCGAGCTGTCGATCAAGGGCGCGCCCGACGACGCGCGCGCGCAACTCGCGCCGCGCCTCGCCGGCCATTCGACGATCCTGCTCGGCCAGTCGGGGATGGGCAAATCGACGCTCGTGAACCTGCTCGTGCCCGACGCCGAGGCGGCGACGCGCGAGATCTCCGCGGCGCTCAACAGCGGCCGCCACACGACGACGTTCACGCGCCTCTACCCGCTCGACGGCGGCGGCGCGCTGATCGATTCGCCCGGCTTCCAGGAGTTCGGGCTCTATCATCTGACGGAAGGCCGCCTCGAGCGCGCGTTCCCGGAGTTCCGGCCGCTGTTGCCGCACTGCCGTTTCTATAATTGTCATCATCTGCACGAGCCGGGCTGTGCGATCCTGGAAGCCGTCGCCGACGGCAAGATCGCGCCCTCGCGCCACACGCTGTATGCGCAGCTCGTGCACGAGGCGAGCCAGATCGTCCGCTAG
- a CDS encoding GNAT family N-acetyltransferase: MTNAHALRSIRYNDAPEALRRQFALLHQRVDPDDAFEPGDTAPVLHDPRLDAMSFYVSAPKSRDVASYAAVVRKTISHAGERFSIGGLSWVATDPAHRRAGLGTRTVAAATQWMEASGIDIGVFTCDPPLASFYARAGRWPLASRVTLIGSRADGALRSDTLNKVVLMRLFSAKARAAEAELSRATIDLDLPLGQFL, encoded by the coding sequence ATGACGAACGCCCATGCACTCCGATCGATTCGCTATAACGACGCGCCGGAAGCGCTCCGGCGTCAGTTCGCCCTGCTGCACCAACGCGTCGACCCCGACGACGCATTCGAACCCGGCGACACGGCGCCCGTGCTTCACGACCCGCGCCTCGACGCGATGTCGTTCTACGTGTCGGCGCCGAAAAGCCGCGACGTCGCCAGCTACGCGGCGGTCGTGCGCAAGACGATTTCGCATGCGGGCGAACGCTTTTCGATCGGCGGCCTCAGTTGGGTCGCGACCGATCCCGCCCATCGGCGCGCGGGGCTCGGAACGCGCACGGTCGCGGCGGCGACGCAGTGGATGGAAGCAAGCGGCATCGACATCGGCGTGTTCACGTGCGATCCGCCGCTCGCGAGCTTCTATGCGCGAGCCGGACGCTGGCCGCTCGCCTCGCGCGTCACGCTGATCGGCAGCCGTGCGGACGGCGCGCTGCGCAGCGATACGCTGAACAAGGTCGTCCTGATGCGGTTGTTTTCAGCGAAGGCTCGGGCGGCCGAAGCGGAACTGAGCCGCGCGACGATCGATCTCGATCTGCCGCTCGGCCAGTTTCTATGA
- the mog gene encoding molybdopterin adenylyltransferase, which yields MTTTKRNHPDELVIGLVSISDRASSGVYEDKGIPALKEWLASALASPWRAETRLIQDDAPTISATLVELVDTAGCDLVLTTGGTGPARRDVTPEATLAVATKEMPGFGEQMRQISLNFVPTAILSRQVAVIRETADHAALIVNLPGQPKSIKETLEGLRGDDGKVEVPGIFAAVPYCIDLIGGPYAETNPAVCAAFRPKSAVRAQK from the coding sequence ATGACGACGACGAAGCGTAACCATCCCGACGAACTCGTGATCGGCCTCGTGTCGATCAGCGATCGCGCGAGCAGCGGCGTGTACGAGGACAAAGGCATTCCCGCGCTGAAGGAGTGGCTCGCGTCGGCGCTTGCGTCGCCGTGGCGGGCCGAGACGCGGCTCATCCAGGACGACGCGCCGACGATCTCGGCGACGCTCGTCGAGCTCGTCGACACGGCCGGCTGCGACCTCGTGCTGACGACGGGCGGCACGGGCCCCGCGCGCCGCGACGTGACGCCCGAGGCGACGCTCGCGGTCGCGACGAAGGAGATGCCGGGCTTCGGCGAGCAGATGCGGCAGATCAGCCTGAATTTCGTGCCGACCGCGATCCTGTCGCGGCAGGTCGCGGTGATTCGCGAGACCGCGGATCACGCGGCGCTGATCGTGAACCTGCCCGGCCAGCCGAAATCGATCAAGGAAACGCTCGAAGGGCTGCGCGGCGACGACGGCAAGGTCGAGGTGCCGGGCATTTTCGCTGCCGTGCCGTATTGCATCGACCTGATCGGCGGCCCTTACGCGGAGACGAATCCGGCCGTATGCGCGGCGTTCCGGCCGAAGAGCGCGGTGCGCGCGCAGAAGTGA
- the rplS gene encoding 50S ribosomal protein L19 — protein sequence MNLIAKLEQEEIERALAGKTIPEFAPGDTVIVNVNVVEGTRKRVQAYEGVVIAKRNRGLNSSFIVRKISSGEGVERTFQTYSPLLASIVVKRRGDVRRAKLYYLRERSGKSARIKEKLVSKDRAAAAQQ from the coding sequence ATGAATCTGATCGCAAAACTTGAGCAGGAAGAGATCGAGCGCGCGCTCGCAGGCAAGACGATTCCCGAATTCGCCCCGGGCGACACGGTGATCGTGAACGTGAACGTGGTGGAAGGCACCCGTAAGCGCGTTCAGGCTTACGAAGGCGTCGTGATCGCGAAGCGCAACCGTGGTTTGAACTCGTCGTTCATCGTCCGCAAGATTTCGTCGGGCGAAGGCGTCGAGCGTACGTTCCAGACGTACTCGCCGCTCTTGGCGAGCATCGTCGTGAAGCGCCGCGGCGACGTGCGTCGCGCGAAGCTGTACTACCTGCGCGAGCGTTCGGGCAAGTCGGCTCGAATCAAGGAAAAGCTGGTGTCGAAGGATCGCGCCGCTGCTGCGCAACAGTAA
- a CDS encoding DUF2007 domain-containing protein, translated as MRFRAPNLATAQHWANVLDVAGVGCELHNRFAGGALGGLPIDACLPEIWLDDERDEALARRLIEAASAGPPAGAAPWRCARCGETLDAQFTACWHCGASRDPRDG; from the coding sequence ATGCGCTTCAGGGCCCCCAATCTCGCGACCGCCCAGCACTGGGCGAACGTACTCGACGTGGCGGGCGTCGGCTGCGAGCTGCACAACCGCTTCGCGGGCGGCGCGCTCGGCGGCCTGCCGATCGACGCGTGCCTGCCCGAGATATGGCTCGACGACGAGCGCGACGAGGCGCTCGCGCGGCGGCTGATCGAGGCGGCGTCGGCCGGGCCGCCCGCCGGCGCGGCGCCGTGGCGCTGCGCGCGCTGCGGCGAGACGCTCGACGCGCAGTTCACCGCGTGCTGGCATTGCGGCGCGAGCCGCGACCCGCGCGACGGCTGA
- the yjgA gene encoding ribosome biogenesis factor YjgA, which yields MTRKTRIQPIEPAAEDAGHGYDRPSKSQLKRDMHALQELGVALVELPKDAFKRMPMPEDLAEAVREARRITDHEGKRRQIQYVGRVMRSLSADETAALRAALDTQRGVNKAETARLHWIERTREQLLASDDALTAFIHEHPAADVQEGRMLIRNARREAQQGKPPRYFRELFQWIKTASGAAGDADDSPDHSSSSDDDDDEA from the coding sequence ATGACACGCAAAACCCGTATCCAACCGATCGAGCCCGCCGCCGAAGACGCCGGCCACGGTTACGATCGCCCCAGCAAGTCCCAATTGAAGCGCGACATGCACGCGTTGCAGGAACTGGGCGTCGCCCTCGTCGAGCTGCCGAAGGATGCGTTCAAGCGCATGCCGATGCCGGAGGATCTCGCCGAAGCCGTGCGCGAGGCGCGCCGCATTACCGATCATGAGGGCAAACGCCGCCAGATCCAGTACGTCGGCCGCGTGATGCGCTCGCTCTCCGCCGACGAGACGGCCGCGCTGCGCGCGGCGCTCGACACGCAGCGCGGCGTCAACAAGGCCGAGACGGCGCGCCTGCACTGGATCGAGCGCACCCGCGAGCAGCTGCTCGCGAGCGACGACGCGCTGACCGCGTTCATCCACGAGCATCCGGCCGCCGACGTGCAGGAAGGCCGCATGCTGATCCGCAACGCGCGCAGGGAAGCGCAGCAGGGCAAGCCGCCCCGCTACTTCCGCGAGCTGTTCCAGTGGATCAAGACGGCGAGCGGCGCGGCAGGCGACGCGGACGATTCGCCCGATCACTCCTCTTCTTCCGACGATGACGACGACGAAGCGTAA
- a CDS encoding CobD/CbiB family protein, with product MTFFSVLLALIIEQVRALSPSNPVFALFQSHAESAAHGFDAGKRKHGVLAWLVVVLPWVLAVGLVYFLLYKVSFVLAFLWNVVVVYFTLGFRQFSHYFTDIHLALNNDDVPRARDILREWTGIDTVDMPVGEIVRHTLIHAVVASHRHVFGVFFWFVLPVGPAGAVLYRIAEYLARSWSAPADDRTAAFSTFAQRAFFVIDWVPARLTALGFAIVGNFEDAIYAWRNHTRQWPDPNDGVLLAAGSGALGARLAGPLAEPSSVDALAAGDSGPMTVGDDCTPRTLQSAVGLVWRAVILWMLLLLMLTIAVWVS from the coding sequence ATGACTTTCTTCTCGGTTCTCCTTGCCCTCATCATCGAACAGGTCCGCGCGCTGTCGCCGAGCAATCCGGTCTTCGCGCTGTTTCAGTCCCATGCGGAATCGGCTGCGCACGGCTTCGACGCCGGCAAGCGGAAGCACGGCGTGCTCGCGTGGCTCGTCGTCGTGCTGCCCTGGGTGCTCGCCGTCGGGCTCGTCTATTTCCTGCTGTACAAGGTGAGCTTCGTGCTCGCGTTCCTCTGGAACGTCGTCGTCGTGTACTTTACGCTCGGCTTCCGGCAGTTCAGCCATTACTTCACCGACATCCACCTCGCGCTCAACAACGACGATGTGCCGCGCGCGCGCGACATCCTGCGCGAATGGACGGGCATCGACACGGTCGACATGCCGGTCGGCGAGATCGTCCGCCATACGCTGATCCATGCGGTCGTCGCGTCGCACCGCCACGTGTTCGGCGTGTTCTTCTGGTTCGTGCTGCCGGTCGGCCCCGCGGGCGCGGTGCTGTACCGGATCGCCGAATATCTGGCGCGTAGCTGGTCGGCGCCGGCGGACGACCGCACCGCGGCGTTCTCGACGTTCGCGCAGCGCGCGTTCTTCGTGATCGACTGGGTGCCGGCGCGCCTGACCGCGCTCGGCTTCGCGATCGTCGGCAACTTCGAGGATGCGATCTACGCGTGGCGCAATCACACGCGCCAGTGGCCCGACCCGAACGATGGCGTGCTGCTCGCGGCCGGCAGCGGCGCGCTCGGCGCGCGGCTCGCAGGCCCGCTCGCGGAGCCGTCGAGCGTCGATGCGCTGGCGGCCGGCGACAGCGGCCCGATGACCGTCGGCGACGACTGCACGCCGCGCACGCTGCAGTCGGCCGTCGGCCTCGTGTGGCGCGCGGTGATCCTGTGGATGCTGCTCCTGCTGATGTTGACGATTGCCGTCTGGGTGTCGTGA
- the rimM gene encoding ribosome maturation factor RimM (Essential for efficient processing of 16S rRNA) — translation MAGHDSGSAKRGQSPSFGVFVRKPVERAPTKEAGGGAADSEAIRIETAQSWPDDAVEVGAVVDAYGLKGWVKLAAHAGAGRGGDALLGARDWWLQKGAERKFARITQAKLHGGAVVAHPAGSVDRDAALALRGFRVFVRRGDFPALADDEFYWVDLIGLDVVNEAGVALGKIADMIDNGVHSIMRVEYPTTGKDGRPAVGERLIPFVGVYVKAVEQAAGRIVVDWEADY, via the coding sequence ATGGCTGGTCACGACTCCGGTAGCGCAAAGCGCGGGCAGTCGCCGTCGTTCGGCGTATTCGTCCGCAAGCCCGTCGAGCGCGCGCCCACGAAAGAGGCGGGCGGCGGCGCGGCTGATTCGGAAGCAATTCGCATCGAAACGGCGCAGTCGTGGCCGGACGATGCGGTCGAGGTCGGCGCGGTCGTCGATGCGTACGGCCTCAAAGGCTGGGTCAAGCTCGCGGCCCACGCCGGTGCGGGTCGAGGCGGCGATGCGCTCCTCGGAGCCCGCGACTGGTGGCTGCAAAAAGGCGCGGAGCGAAAATTCGCGCGCATCACGCAAGCGAAGTTGCATGGCGGCGCGGTCGTCGCGCATCCGGCCGGCTCCGTCGATCGAGATGCGGCGCTCGCGCTGCGCGGCTTCCGCGTGTTCGTGCGCCGCGGCGATTTCCCCGCACTCGCCGACGACGAGTTCTACTGGGTCGACCTGATCGGCCTCGACGTCGTCAACGAGGCGGGCGTCGCGCTCGGCAAGATCGCCGACATGATCGACAACGGCGTGCATTCGATCATGCGCGTCGAGTATCCGACGACCGGCAAGGACGGCCGGCCGGCAGTCGGCGAGCGGCTGATTCCGTTCGTCGGCGTATACGTGAAAGCGGTCGAGCAGGCGGCGGGGCGCATCGTCGTCGACTGGGAAGCCGATTACTGA
- a CDS encoding M48 family metallopeptidase — protein sequence MSAYTFTLLFAVALVAMTGTKLWLASRQIRFVAAHRGRVPAQFRETIPLSAHQRAADYTVERTRLTMFEIVVGSAVLVGLTLLGGVGALDSLLTGWLGHGYGQQVALVAAVLVISSVVDLPFEYYRQFGIEERFGFNRMTKRLFFADLAKNALLGAALGLPLLFVVLWLMNQAGALWWLWTWAVWVGFQMLVLVLYPTFIAPLFNKFEPLSDDALRTRIEGLMKRCGFAAKGLFVMDGSRRSAHGNAYFTGFGAAKRIVFFDTLLARLTGNEIEAVLAHELGHFKRRHVMKRMLWTFALSLALLALLGWLAQRAWFYTGLGVMPSLAGSNAGVALVLFFLSMPVFLFFVTPLGSLNSRKHEFEADAFAASQTDAHDLVNALVKLYEDNASTLTPDPVYTAFYYSHPPASQRIDRLLQLS from the coding sequence ATGTCCGCCTATACCTTCACCCTGCTCTTCGCCGTCGCGCTCGTCGCGATGACGGGCACCAAGCTGTGGCTCGCGTCGCGGCAGATCCGCTTCGTCGCCGCGCATCGCGGCCGCGTGCCCGCGCAGTTCCGCGAAACGATCCCGCTTTCCGCGCACCAGCGCGCCGCCGACTACACGGTCGAGCGCACCCGGCTCACGATGTTCGAGATCGTCGTCGGCTCGGCCGTGCTCGTCGGGCTCACGCTCCTGGGCGGCGTCGGCGCGCTCGACTCGCTCCTCACCGGCTGGCTCGGCCACGGCTACGGCCAGCAGGTCGCGCTCGTCGCCGCGGTGCTCGTGATCTCGAGCGTCGTCGACCTGCCGTTCGAGTACTACCGCCAGTTCGGCATCGAAGAGCGCTTCGGCTTCAACCGGATGACGAAGCGCCTGTTCTTCGCCGATCTCGCGAAGAACGCGCTCCTCGGCGCGGCGCTCGGGCTGCCGCTCCTGTTCGTCGTGCTGTGGCTGATGAACCAGGCGGGCGCGCTCTGGTGGCTGTGGACGTGGGCCGTGTGGGTCGGTTTCCAGATGCTCGTCCTCGTGCTCTACCCCACTTTCATCGCGCCGCTCTTCAACAAGTTCGAGCCGCTGTCCGACGACGCGCTGCGCACGCGGATCGAAGGACTGATGAAGCGCTGCGGCTTCGCGGCGAAGGGCCTCTTCGTGATGGACGGCAGCCGCCGCTCCGCGCACGGCAATGCGTACTTCACGGGATTCGGCGCGGCGAAGCGGATCGTGTTCTTCGATACGCTGCTCGCCCGCCTGACGGGCAACGAGATCGAAGCCGTGCTCGCGCACGAGCTCGGCCATTTCAAACGCCGCCACGTGATGAAGCGAATGCTCTGGACGTTCGCGCTGAGCCTCGCGCTCCTCGCGCTACTCGGCTGGCTCGCGCAGCGCGCGTGGTTCTACACGGGCCTCGGCGTGATGCCGTCGCTCGCCGGCAGCAACGCGGGCGTCGCGCTCGTGCTGTTCTTCCTGTCGATGCCGGTATTCCTGTTCTTCGTCACGCCGCTCGGCAGCCTGAACTCGCGCAAGCACGAGTTCGAGGCCGACGCGTTCGCCGCGAGCCAGACCGACGCGCACGACCTCGTCAACGCGCTCGTGAAGCTCTACGAAGACAACGCGTCGACGCTCACGCCCGACCCCGTCTACACCGCGTTCTACTACTCGCACCCGCCCGCGTCGCAACGGATCGACCGGCTGCTCCAGCTCTCATGA
- the trmD gene encoding tRNA (guanosine(37)-N1)-methyltransferase TrmD: protein MDEATQSAIQFDVVTLFPEMFRALTDWGITSRAVKQGRFGLRTWNPRDFTTDNYRTVDDRPYGGGPGMVMLAKPLEAAIGAAKAAQAAQGVAASRVVMMSPQGAPLTHERVMRMVAEPGVVLLCGRYEAIDQRLIDRCVDEELSLGDFVLSGGELPAMALMDAVVRQLPGVLNDAQSAVQDSFADGLLDCPHYTRPEEYEGARVPDVLLGGHHAEIERWRRQEALRNTVAKRPDLIARARREKLLSRADEAWLASLAKEAKQAS, encoded by the coding sequence ATGGACGAAGCCACGCAGAGCGCGATCCAGTTCGACGTCGTCACACTCTTTCCGGAGATGTTTCGCGCGTTGACAGACTGGGGCATTACGAGCCGCGCGGTGAAGCAGGGACGGTTCGGCTTGCGCACGTGGAATCCGCGCGATTTCACGACCGACAACTACCGCACCGTCGACGATCGCCCGTACGGCGGCGGTCCCGGCATGGTGATGCTCGCGAAGCCGCTCGAGGCGGCGATCGGTGCGGCGAAGGCCGCGCAGGCGGCGCAAGGCGTTGCGGCGTCGCGCGTCGTGATGATGTCGCCGCAGGGCGCGCCGCTCACGCACGAACGCGTGATGCGGATGGTCGCGGAGCCGGGCGTCGTGCTGTTGTGCGGCCGCTACGAGGCGATCGACCAGCGTCTGATCGATCGTTGCGTCGACGAGGAGTTGAGCCTCGGCGACTTCGTGCTGTCGGGCGGCGAATTGCCGGCGATGGCGCTGATGGACGCCGTCGTGCGCCAACTGCCGGGCGTGTTGAACGACGCGCAGTCGGCCGTGCAGGATAGTTTTGCCGACGGGCTGCTCGATTGCCCGCACTATACGCGCCCCGAGGAGTACGAGGGCGCGCGAGTGCCGGACGTGCTGCTCGGCGGGCACCATGCCGAGATCGAGCGCTGGCGTCGGCAGGAAGCGTTGAGAAATACCGTGGCGAAGCGCCCCGATCTGATTGCGCGGGCGCGTCGCGAAAAGTTGCTGAGCCGGGCCGACGAGGCGTGGCTTGCAAGTCTCGCGAAAGAAGCGAAGCAGGCCTCCTGA
- a CDS encoding CoA pyrophosphatase, whose protein sequence is MIRRPIIDPEVLPIETTGAGLPAVPPPLLTPEGLRERFARPLEWMQEPAEVQLVEGVDPRSAAVLVPIVMRERGLTVLLTQRADHLNDHAGQISFPGGRREPDDRDANATALREAHEEIALAREHVELLGALPDYLTGTGFCVTPVVALVHPPFTVQADTLEVAEIFEVPLDFLMNPVHHQVRVFRWEGGERRFFAMPYSRGPVGGQYFIWGATAGMLRNLYRFLAA, encoded by the coding sequence TTGATCCGTCGCCCCATCATCGACCCCGAAGTGCTGCCGATCGAGACGACCGGCGCCGGCCTGCCGGCCGTCCCGCCGCCGTTGCTGACGCCCGAGGGCCTGCGCGAGCGCTTCGCGCGACCGCTCGAATGGATGCAGGAGCCCGCCGAGGTGCAACTCGTCGAAGGCGTCGATCCGCGCAGCGCGGCCGTGCTCGTGCCGATCGTCATGCGCGAGCGCGGCTTGACCGTGCTGCTCACGCAGCGCGCCGACCACCTGAACGACCACGCCGGCCAGATCAGCTTTCCGGGCGGGCGCCGCGAGCCCGACGATCGCGATGCGAACGCCACCGCGCTGCGCGAGGCGCACGAGGAGATCGCGCTCGCGCGCGAGCACGTCGAATTGCTGGGTGCGCTGCCCGACTATCTGACGGGCACCGGCTTTTGCGTGACGCCCGTCGTCGCGCTCGTGCATCCGCCGTTCACGGTGCAGGCGGACACGCTCGAAGTTGCCGAGATCTTCGAGGTGCCGCTCGATTTCCTGATGAATCCCGTGCATCACCAGGTGCGGGTGTTCCGCTGGGAGGGCGGCGAGCGCCGCTTTTTCGCGATGCCGTATTCGCGCGGACCGGTCGGCGGCCAGTACTTCATCTGGGGGGCGACGGCCGGCATGCTGCGCAACCTATACCGCTTCCTCGCGGCCTAG
- the orn gene encoding oligoribonuclease: MTDISAVAGQPALVRNELNLVWLDMEMTGLNPDSDRIIEIAVVVTNSTLDIAVEGPVFAIHQSDETLAKMDDWNKNTHGRSGLIDRVRASTVTEADAAAQIEAFLGQHVPPGKSPMCGNSICQDRRFMARWMPELERFFHYRNLDVSTLKELCRRWQPAIYKGFQKRAMHTALADIHESIDELKYYREHFLIPAAPAGETA; this comes from the coding sequence ATGACCGATATCTCCGCCGTGGCCGGCCAGCCCGCGCTCGTTCGCAACGAACTGAACCTCGTCTGGCTCGACATGGAAATGACGGGCCTGAACCCGGACAGCGACCGCATCATCGAGATCGCCGTCGTCGTCACCAATTCGACCCTCGACATCGCGGTCGAAGGGCCCGTGTTCGCGATCCATCAGAGCGACGAGACGCTCGCGAAGATGGACGACTGGAACAAGAACACGCACGGCCGTTCCGGCCTCATCGACCGCGTGCGCGCGTCGACCGTCACCGAGGCGGACGCCGCCGCGCAGATCGAGGCGTTCCTCGGCCAGCACGTGCCGCCCGGCAAGTCGCCGATGTGCGGCAACTCGATCTGCCAGGACCGCCGCTTCATGGCGCGCTGGATGCCGGAGCTCGAGCGCTTCTTCCATTACCGCAACCTCGACGTTAGCACGCTCAAGGAGCTGTGCCGGCGCTGGCAGCCCGCGATCTACAAGGGCTTCCAGAAGCGCGCGATGCATACGGCGCTTGCCGACATCCACGAGTCGATCGACGAGCTCAAGTACTACCGCGAGCATTTCCTGATTCCGGCCGCGCCGGCCGGCGAAACCGCTTGA